TCAGGGACATCCTGCAGGAGTGCCGAGCGCTGGGCTACGAAACGCTGCAAGTCGCATTCTGCATCGCCCCGCCGGACGTGGCCTACATCCAGCTTCCGGCCCCGAGCGGCGACAAGAAAAAGGACAGCGGCAAGGCAAAAGACAACGAGCCCTCTCTGGCGTTCTCCTCTGGTGACCAGAAAGCACTGCTGGAGGCCCTCCCGCAGCACCACAACGGAGCCATCGACGAGAGCCGTCTCGCCTTCTTCCCGCTCGCCGAGGCGCGCGGCCGGCGGCGCGCCCTCGCGCTCGTGGCGACGCCGGCGGAGCCGGTCTCAGCTACCCTCGCCGCGCTGCGTGAGAAGCACGAGGCCGTAGCCCCGCGAGCCCGTTTCCTCGACGCCGAAGTCTCGGCGTACGCGTCGCTCGTGGCCCACACCCTGAAGCCGGCCGGCAGCGAGCAGAGCGCCTTCGTCCGCGTCGGCACGGAAGACACGCTCGTGCTGTTCTTCCGGGGTGCCCGGCTCCAGCACCTCGAGCGGCTCCGCTCGCTCACGGCCTTCGACGCGCCGGAGACGATCTGCAGCCGCGTCCTCCTCCAGCAGGACGAGAACCGGATCGGTACGCTCCACAACGTGTTCGTCGCCGGGACCGGGCAGGACGAGCGCCTCCTCGACGCCTTCCGGGCGTACTACGAGCACGCCGCCGTCGAGCCGCTAGACCGGGCCCTGGCTGACACCGGCCTCACGCTGCCAGAGACCGACGAGGGCTACACAAAAGCGCGCACGCTGCCCGCGCTCGCGGTCGGGCTGCGCCTCGCCGAAGGCTGGGAGACGGCGGGCGTCAACCTACTCCCGAAGGAGCTGCAACGCCGCCGCAAGAAGCTCGCGGTGGTGTGGCACACGGTCCTCGCGGCGGTTCTCCTCCTGGCCGTGGCCGGCCTCAGCGTCGCCCGCTACCAGGCGAAGGCCGCCGAGGTGAGCGAGGTGCGGCAAGAGTTCCTGCGCAACCCCATCGCCCCGCCGGCGCAGAACCCGGACCTCCTCCAGGCGCGGGTCGACAGCCTGGACCGCGCCTACGCCACCTACACGCGGGCGATGAACGTGCTCGACTCGCTCCTCGTCGGCAGCGACAAGTGGGTCCGCACGACCGAGCGCGTCTCCCGGGCCACGGGCGCCACGCCGGAGACGTGGGTGGACGCGCTCGAACCCGAGGGGACGCAGGCGATGCGGATGTCCGGCCACGCCCTCTCGCGCCTCGCGATCGTCGACCTGTCGCGCAGGCTCGACGGCGCGATCGAGCAGCTCAACTACCAGGACGTCGGCGAGCGCCGCGTCTACAGCTACGAGATGGTGTTCCCCGCGCCCGAAGAGCTGCCCAGCGCCGCCAACTACCTCCGCAACATCAAGCCCGGCGAGGCCAACCCCGAAGGCCCGACCGAGGTCCACCCGGCCCGCCACGACCACTAGCCTCCGAGCTTCGCGCTCGCTGCACTGTCACCTATGCCTACCTCTCTTTTCATCACTGCGCTCCTGCTCCTGGCTACCGTCGGCGTCGGCGCGGCCGGGTACTACGTCAGCGACGTGCAGTCGGGCCAGCAAATCGAGCAGATGGAGCAGCGCCGGGCGCAGGCCGAGTTCCAGCACACCCGCGCCGCCGACCTCGCCGTGCGCGAGGTCGGCGCGACAGAGGCCGCCGCCGAAGCGCTCCGCCGGTGGGAGTCGCGCTACAAGTACATCCCGCGCTCGCTCAACACGGCCGACATGGTGGAGTACCTCGAAAGCCTGACCCGGGACGGGTTCGAGCAGTTCGACCTCGCCCTGGGCTCGCGGACGACGGGCGCGGACTTCAGCACCTACACCTGGCAGGTGACGGGGACGGCGTTCTACAGCGACTTCTACCACCTCCTGTGGCACCTCGAAAACAACCGGGAGTTCTACCGCATCCGCGACCTTCGGGCCGAGCACGTCAACGTCTTCAAGAAGAACCGCCGGACCGACGTCGACCGCCGGCTCGACATGGTGGCCTTCGAGTTCTCGCTCGACGCCTACTTCGCCGGACTCGAAGGGATCAGCGCGCCCGAAGACTCGCTCCGGCCCATCCCGCTCTCGATCCTGCCGTCCCACCGCCCGCCGGACGCCTCGTTCACGCCGCTCGTGCGGACCGACCTGCCGCCCAACGACGAGCAGCTCCTCGACGTGGAGAGCGCTGCCCTCGTAGCGATCATGGGCAGCCAGGCCATCTTCGAGGACCGCTACGGCCGCCATGTGATGCTCGAGGGCGACCGGATCTACCTCGGCCAGATCGAGCGGATCGACCCGATCAACAGCTTCGTGCGCGTCCAGCTCAACAAGGGCGACCGCGTCGAGACGGTCAACCTCCGGGTGGGCGGCGGGAGCGGGCAAGGCCAGTACCGCCAGGCCCTCGGCGACGGCGTCCAACTCGAACCCATCGACGGACGGTAGTCGCGGCGACACCACCTCGCGCACGTTCGCTACACCGGACGGCCCGGCAGCGGTCGGGTTAACGTCTAGCAGGAGGCACCGATACAGAGAGCACGTCCACGAACGCGTACCTGCACGCCTCTCTGTCTTCGATGCCGTCCCTCTCGTTCTTTGACAGCGCGACGTCTGCACGCAGGGCCTCGGTGGCCCTGTTCGTGGTACTCCACCTCGGCCTGAAGGCTGTGTTTTTCAGCGTGCCGTTCTACGCCCACGTAGCCCGGCCCGTCGAGGCGGCCACGGCGGGAGTGGTCTCTCCCATCGTGCTGGCAGGATTGATCGAACTCGTCCTCCTCGTCGGCATCGTTATGGTGTGGGTGGGGGGGCTCCGCCTCCGCGACCTCGGTCTGAGGCGGAGCCATGTCCCGAACGCCGTCATCGTCACGATCCTCGTCTGGGGCGGCGTCCAGGCCGTGCTGAGCCTGCTGGCCTCCAGCGCTCCCTTCGAGCCGATGCTGAACCCGGCCCTGGCGGCCGGCCCGGAGCGGGTCGGGGTCCGGCTCCTGGAGGCTACGTTCGGGAGCGCCTTTATCGAGGAGGTGATGTACCGGGGCTTCCTCGTCCCGCAGCTCTACCTCCTCGCCCGCACCCGGACCTCGAACCGGGCGCTGCAAGCGGGGATTGCCCTCGGGCTGCCGCAGCTCTACTTTGGCTTGAACCATGTCCCAGCCGCGCTCCGCATGGGGCTCTCCTACGGCGACGTGGCGGCCTACGTCTTCCTGGTAGTCCTGGTCGGGGTTCTCTTCGCGGCGCTCTACCTCCGCACCGGCAACCTCTTCATCGCCATCGCCGCCCACGCCCTCGTGAA
This Bacteroidota bacterium DNA region includes the following protein-coding sequences:
- a CDS encoding CPBP family glutamic-type intramembrane protease, whose product is MPSLSFFDSATSARRASVALFVVLHLGLKAVFFSVPFYAHVARPVEAATAGVVSPIVLAGLIELVLLVGIVMVWVGGLRLRDLGLRRSHVPNAVIVTILVWGGVQAVLSLLASSAPFEPMLNPALAAGPERVGVRLLEATFGSAFIEEVMYRGFLVPQLYLLARTRTSNRALQAGIALGLPQLYFGLNHVPAALRMGLSYGDVAAYVFLVVLVGVLFAALYLRTGNLFIAIAAHALVNNPMPVVVAGPDPSLLALVGVCSLLLAWPAFHRRFGEVFTLADTGTRPAALRSLPV